The Desmodus rotundus isolate HL8 chromosome 3, HLdesRot8A.1, whole genome shotgun sequence genome includes a region encoding these proteins:
- the PLEKHN1 gene encoding pleckstrin homology domain-containing family N member 1 isoform X1: MGNSHCVPQAPRRLRASFSRKPSLKGSREDGTRKLAGLFGAEARAEGDTTADTFFYYIPGTDFPGLESQREHPDQPLLSVFKKGRRRVPVRNLGKVVHYAKVQLRFQHSQDVSDCYLELFPSHLYFQAHGSEGLTFQGLLPLVELSICPLEGSREHAFQITGPLPAPLLVVCPSPAALGLWLYHLEKQMALLGGPQRCHSAPPQVSTGSPAPLSKPPYLPALTPLSQGAPEDELPWSLQHRLTQLRTAWGRPAVGSAICASRVKLQHLPSQEQWDRLLVLYPTSLAIFSEEADGLGFKGELPLSAIHINLEEKGKQIRSFLIEGRLINTIRVLCASYEDYSHWLLCLQTVSHREGAPLLPGPESPPGLWAPTQVLGGGRGSLSSDGQTSWDSGCPAPPSTRNSHSLPECSAPSTAGCPAQLVPDQANLGCTSISGQKAELRRGGSSRLPRSKARGEGPSSASPLHLDLTKVARLSLEGDPEAPDHSLETPHSPLYADPYTPPATSHHKIRDIRGLDEFLTAMKSSRGPEPSSLFPSVPVSVPVSDPRSAASGPHLLSRKGALQGRASQRHRGSKGREPRPPDSPQLVAPPGEVSPKPLLHPPDGKPPSSYDNVWDKALCPPHQQRPCGVTEAEGGLPQWI; encoded by the exons ATGGGGAACAGCCACTGCGTCCCTCAAGCTCCTAGAAGGCTCCGGGCCTCCTTCTCCAGAAAGCCCTCGCTGAAGGGTAGTAG AGAGGATGGCACAAGGAAGCTGGCTGGCCTGTTTGGCGCCGAGGCCCGAGCAGAGGGGGACACCACCGCCGACACGTTCTTCTACTACATCCCTGGGACG GACTTCCCGGGCCTGGAGAGCCAGCGAGAACACCCGGACCAGCCACTGCTGAGCGTTTTCAAGAAGGGGCGGCGCAGGGTGCCCGTGAGGAACCTGGGCAAGGTTGTGCACTACGCCAAGGTCCAGCTGAGGTTCCAGCACAGCCAG GACGTCAGTGACTGCTACCTGGAGctctttccttcccacctctACTTCCAGGCCCATGGATCTGAGGGACTCACTTTCCAG GGGCTGTTACCGCTGGTGGAGCTGAGCATCTGCCCGCTGGAAGGGTCCAGAGAGCATGCCTTCCAGATCACAG GCCCACTGCCCGCACCCCTTCTGGTGGTCTGCCCCAGCCCGGCTGCGCTGGGCCTCTGGCTGTACCACCTAGAAAAGCAGATGGCTCTCCTGGGAGGGCCACAGCGCTGCCACTCGGCACCCCCACAGGTCAGTACCGGGAGCCCTGCACCCCTCTCCAAGCCCCCCTACCTACCTGCCCTGACCCCCCTTTCCCAGGGCGCCCCTGAGGACGAGCTCCCCTGGAGTCTGCAGCACAGGCTGACCCAGCTGCGGACGGCGTGGGGGCGCCCAGCGGTGGGCAGTGCCATCTGTGCCTCGAGGGTCAAGTTGCAGCATCTGCCGTCACAG GAGCAATGGGACCGCCTCTTGGTCCTGTACCCCACATCCCTGGCCATTTTCTCTGAGGAGGCTGACGGGCTCGGCTTTAAG GGGGAGCTTCCACTCAGTGCCATCCACATCAAcctggaggagaaggggaagcagaTCCGCTCTTTCCTGATCGAAG GCCGCCTCATCAACACCATCCGCGTGCTGTGTGCCAGCTACGAGGACTACAGCCACTGGCTGCTCTGCCTGCAGACCGTCTCCCACAGGGAGGGGGCGCCCCTCCTGCCCGGCCCTGAGAGCCCCCCGGGGCTGTGGGCACCCACCCAG GTCCTGGGTGGTGGTCGAGGCTCACTCTCTTCAGATGGACAGACCAGCTGGGACTCAGGGTGCCCAGCACCCCCCTCCACCCGTAACAGCCACTCCCTCCCCGAGTGCTCAGCACCGTCCACAGCTGGCTGCCCCGCCCAGCTTGTGCCT GACCAGGCCAACCTTGGCTGTACCAGCATCAGTGGGCAGAAGGCAGAGCTGAGACGGGGTGGCAGCAGTCGGTTACCGAGAAGTAAGGCCAGGGGTGAGGGGCCCAGCTCAGCCTCCCCGCTACACCTGGACCTGACCAAG GTGGCCAGGCTCAGCCTGGAGGGTGACCCAGAGGCCCCAGACCACTCACTAGAGACGCCGCACTCCCCTCTGTACGCCGACCCCTACACAccacctgccacctcccaccACAAAATCAGAGACatccggggcctggatgag TTCCTCACCGCGATGAAGAGCTCCCGTGGACCCGAGCCCTCAAGCCTGTTCCCCTCCGTCCCTGTGTCCGTGCCGGTTTCCGACCCCAGATCTGCAGCCTCCGGTCCCCACTTGCTCTCCAGGAAGGGAGCCCTGCAGGGCCGAGCCTCTCAACGGCACCGGGGCTCCAAGGGCCGCGAGCCCCGGCCCCCCGACTCCCCCCAGCTT
- the PLEKHN1 gene encoding pleckstrin homology domain-containing family N member 1 isoform X2: MGNSHCVPQAPRRLRASFSRKPSLKGSREDGTRKLAGLFGAEARAEGDTTADTFFYYIPGTDFPGLESQREHPDQPLLSVFKKGRRRVPVRNLGKVVHYAKVQLRFQHSQDVSDCYLELFPSHLYFQAHGSEGLTFQGLLPLVELSICPLEGSREHAFQITGPLPAPLLVVCPSPAALGLWLYHLEKQMALLGGPQRCHSAPPQGAPEDELPWSLQHRLTQLRTAWGRPAVGSAICASRVKLQHLPSQEQWDRLLVLYPTSLAIFSEEADGLGFKGELPLSAIHINLEEKGKQIRSFLIEGRLINTIRVLCASYEDYSHWLLCLQTVSHREGAPLLPGPESPPGLWAPTQVLGGGRGSLSSDGQTSWDSGCPAPPSTRNSHSLPECSAPSTAGCPAQLVPDQANLGCTSISGQKAELRRGGSSRLPRSKARGEGPSSASPLHLDLTKVARLSLEGDPEAPDHSLETPHSPLYADPYTPPATSHHKIRDIRGLDEFLTAMKSSRGPEPSSLFPSVPVSVPVSDPRSAASGPHLLSRKGALQGRASQRHRGSKGREPRPPDSPQLVAPPGEVSPKPLLHPPDGKPPSSYDNVWDKALCPPHQQRPCGVTEAEGGLPQWI, translated from the exons ATGGGGAACAGCCACTGCGTCCCTCAAGCTCCTAGAAGGCTCCGGGCCTCCTTCTCCAGAAAGCCCTCGCTGAAGGGTAGTAG AGAGGATGGCACAAGGAAGCTGGCTGGCCTGTTTGGCGCCGAGGCCCGAGCAGAGGGGGACACCACCGCCGACACGTTCTTCTACTACATCCCTGGGACG GACTTCCCGGGCCTGGAGAGCCAGCGAGAACACCCGGACCAGCCACTGCTGAGCGTTTTCAAGAAGGGGCGGCGCAGGGTGCCCGTGAGGAACCTGGGCAAGGTTGTGCACTACGCCAAGGTCCAGCTGAGGTTCCAGCACAGCCAG GACGTCAGTGACTGCTACCTGGAGctctttccttcccacctctACTTCCAGGCCCATGGATCTGAGGGACTCACTTTCCAG GGGCTGTTACCGCTGGTGGAGCTGAGCATCTGCCCGCTGGAAGGGTCCAGAGAGCATGCCTTCCAGATCACAG GCCCACTGCCCGCACCCCTTCTGGTGGTCTGCCCCAGCCCGGCTGCGCTGGGCCTCTGGCTGTACCACCTAGAAAAGCAGATGGCTCTCCTGGGAGGGCCACAGCGCTGCCACTCGGCACCCCCACAG GGCGCCCCTGAGGACGAGCTCCCCTGGAGTCTGCAGCACAGGCTGACCCAGCTGCGGACGGCGTGGGGGCGCCCAGCGGTGGGCAGTGCCATCTGTGCCTCGAGGGTCAAGTTGCAGCATCTGCCGTCACAG GAGCAATGGGACCGCCTCTTGGTCCTGTACCCCACATCCCTGGCCATTTTCTCTGAGGAGGCTGACGGGCTCGGCTTTAAG GGGGAGCTTCCACTCAGTGCCATCCACATCAAcctggaggagaaggggaagcagaTCCGCTCTTTCCTGATCGAAG GCCGCCTCATCAACACCATCCGCGTGCTGTGTGCCAGCTACGAGGACTACAGCCACTGGCTGCTCTGCCTGCAGACCGTCTCCCACAGGGAGGGGGCGCCCCTCCTGCCCGGCCCTGAGAGCCCCCCGGGGCTGTGGGCACCCACCCAG GTCCTGGGTGGTGGTCGAGGCTCACTCTCTTCAGATGGACAGACCAGCTGGGACTCAGGGTGCCCAGCACCCCCCTCCACCCGTAACAGCCACTCCCTCCCCGAGTGCTCAGCACCGTCCACAGCTGGCTGCCCCGCCCAGCTTGTGCCT GACCAGGCCAACCTTGGCTGTACCAGCATCAGTGGGCAGAAGGCAGAGCTGAGACGGGGTGGCAGCAGTCGGTTACCGAGAAGTAAGGCCAGGGGTGAGGGGCCCAGCTCAGCCTCCCCGCTACACCTGGACCTGACCAAG GTGGCCAGGCTCAGCCTGGAGGGTGACCCAGAGGCCCCAGACCACTCACTAGAGACGCCGCACTCCCCTCTGTACGCCGACCCCTACACAccacctgccacctcccaccACAAAATCAGAGACatccggggcctggatgag TTCCTCACCGCGATGAAGAGCTCCCGTGGACCCGAGCCCTCAAGCCTGTTCCCCTCCGTCCCTGTGTCCGTGCCGGTTTCCGACCCCAGATCTGCAGCCTCCGGTCCCCACTTGCTCTCCAGGAAGGGAGCCCTGCAGGGCCGAGCCTCTCAACGGCACCGGGGCTCCAAGGGCCGCGAGCCCCGGCCCCCCGACTCCCCCCAGCTT